A genomic segment from Mus caroli chromosome 17, CAROLI_EIJ_v1.1, whole genome shotgun sequence encodes:
- the Akap8 gene encoding A-kinase anchor protein 8, whose translation MEQGYGGYGAWSAGPANTQGTYGSGMTSWQGYENYNYYNAQNTSVPAGTPYSYGPASWEATKTNDGGLAAGNPAMHVASFAPEPCTDNSDSLIAKINQRLDMLSKEGGRGGISSGGEGVQDRDSSFRFQPYESYDARPCIPEHNPYRPGYSYDYDFDLGTDRNGSFGGTFNDCRDPAPERGSLDGFLRGRGQGRFQDRSNSSTFIRSDPFMPPSASEPLSTTWNELNYMGGRGLGGPSTSRPPPSLFSQSMAPDYSMMGMQGVGGFGGTMPYGCGRSQTRIRDWPRRRGFERFGPDNMGRKRKQFPLYEEPDAKLARADSDGDLSENDDGAGDLRSGDEEFRGEDDLCDSRKQRGEKEDEDEDVKKRREKQRRRDRMRDRAADRIQFACSVCKFRSFEDEEIQKHLQSKFHKETLRFISTKLPDKTVEFLQEYIINRNKKIEKRRQELLEKESPKPKPDPFKGIGQEHFFKKIEAAHCLACDMLIPAQHQLLQRHLHSVDHNHNRRLAAEQFKKTSLHVAKSVLNNKHIVKMLEKYLKGEDPFVNETADLETEGDENVGEEKEETPEEVAAEVLAEVITAAVRAVEGEGEPAAEHSEVLAEVEGPVDTAEASSDPHTEKLLKEQTCETASETRNVEDKTRGEAAETRNEAAMPTADAGSTLPVIAIPGIMEDELEQTGAEAKDIPTE comes from the exons ATGGAGCAAGGCTACGGAG GCTACGGGGCATGGAGTGCTGGACCTGCCAACACCCAGG gtACATATGGAAGTGGTATGACCAGCTGGCAAG GTTATGAAAACTACAACTACTACAACGCCCAGAACACCAGTGTCCCTGCGGGAACACCCTATAGTTACGGCCCAGCCTCGTGGGAGGCCACCAAGACCAATGATGGTGGCCTGGCAGCTGGGAACCCTGCCATGCATGTGGCCTCTTTTGCCCCAGAGCCATGTACCGACAACTCAGACTCGCTCATTGCCAAGATCAATCAACGTTTGGACATGTTGTctaaggaaggaggcaggggtgggatCAGCAGCGGTGGGGAGGGCGTGCAGGACCGAGACAG CTCCTTCCGCTTCCAGCCATACGAGTCCTACGACGCCAGGCCCTGTATACCTGAGCATAATCCCTACCGCCCCGGCTACAGTTATGATTATGATTTTGACTTGGGAACTGACCGCAATGGTAGCTTTGGTGGGACATTCAACGACTGTCGGGACCCAGCCCCAGAGCGGGGCTCCCTTGATGGTTTCTTGAGGGGCCGGGGCCAGGGCCGCTTCCAAGACCGAAGCAACTCCAGCACCTTCATACGTAGTGACCCTTTCATGCCACCCTCAGCCTCGGAACCTTTATCCACTACGTGGAATGAGCTGAACTACATGGGTGGCCGTGGTCTCGGTGGACCCTCCACCAGCAGGccacctccttccctcttctcccagtccatGGCCCCTGACTACAGCATGATGGGCATGCAGGGGGTGGGCGGTTTTGGTGGTACCATGCCTTACGGATGTGGCCGGTCCCAGACGCGGATACGGGATTGG CCTAGAAGGAGGGGGTTTGAACGCTTTGGACCAGACAACATGGGCAGGAAGCGGAAGCAGTTTCCATTGTATGAAGAACCTGATGCCAAACTGGCCCGTGCTGACAGTGACGGAGATCTGTCTGAAAACG ATGATGGAGCTGGTGACTTAAGGTCAGGAGATGAAGAATTCAGGGGA GAGGATGACTTGTGTGACTCCCGGAAGCAGAGAG GAGAAAAGGAGGACGAGGATGAGGATGTGAAGAAGAGACGGGAGAAACAAAGGAGGAGAGACAGGATGCGGGACCGAGCAGCTGACAG GATTCAGTTTGCCTGTTCTGTATGCAAGTTTCGTAgctttgaagatgaagaaattCAAAAGCATCTGCAAAGTAAATTTCACAAAGAGACTTTGCGATTTATAAGTACCAAACTGCCCGACAAGACAGTAGAATTCCTCCAG GAGTACATCATAAACAGGAATAAGAAAATTGAGAAACGGCGTCAGGAATTGTTGGAGAAGGAGAGCCCTAAACCCAAACCAGATCCATTCAAAG GCATTGGCCAGGAGCATTTCTTCAAAAAGATTGAAGCCGCACATTGCCTGGCCTGTGACATGCTGATTCCTGCGCAGCATCAGCTCCTCCAGCGGCATCTGCATTCCGTGGACCATAACCATAATCGGAGG TTGGCTGCTGAGCAGTTCAAGAAAACAAGTCTCCATGTGGCTAAGAGTGTTTTGAACAACAAACATATAGTGAAGATGCTGGAAAAATACCTCAAG GGTGAGGATCCTTTTGTCAATGAAACTGCTGATCTTGAGACAGAAGGAGATGAAAATgtaggagaggagaaggaggagacacCAGAGGAGGTAGCTGCAGAAGTCTTAGCAGAGGTGATCACAGCAGCAGTGAGGGCTGTagagggggaaggagaacctGCTGCAGAGCATAGTGAAGTCCTAGCTGAAGTGGAAGGGCCTGTGgacacagcagaggccagcagtgACCCCCACACTGAAAAGCTATTAAAAGAGCAGACCTGTGAAACAGCATCTGAAACCAGGAACGTCGAAGACAAGACCAGAGGTGAGGCTGCTGAGACCAGAAATGAAGCAGCTATGCCAACAGCAGACGCAGGAAGCACGTTACCTGTCATAGCTATCCCGGGAATCATGGAAGATGAGCTGGAACAAACTGGTGCAGAGGCCAAAGATATTCCCACCGAATGA